From Triticum urartu cultivar G1812 chromosome 2, Tu2.1, whole genome shotgun sequence, a single genomic window includes:
- the LOC125541263 gene encoding cysteine-rich repeat secretory protein 38-like, which produces MASACALTTIAILAAILFYVLLLLSRAMELRFAASYAMLDCAPPPASDEAAAAAFRDTLLPLLAALPAAAAPTGFASLRSGGGAFARGLCLGDPSPRDCLACLAAAAKKLTGCGASRRAGVWRSEGCFLAYADGNTSSPHEGVFRDVVSFGEEVYRAVISVDDGTLPSYPNCFDKRALVALAQSLAGRGAANSSGARVVTDAAALSSNATGKNAVTLRAQCARDRAAAAECGRCLGDSAREVRACGWGLDGEHERVADVLGYNCFLRIETSVPPRPVAKYIMQPVVLALCAAILLVLVVTAVSACVRKKRGTGNVAAAAAAAAGSASERCCKLREMESPVTTTFGVIRPPC; this is translated from the exons ATGGCGTCCGCCTGCGCGCTCACCACCATAGCCATCCTCGCCGCGATCCTCTTCTACGTCCTCCTGCTGCTCAGCCGCGCCATGGAGCTGCGCTTCGCGGCCAGCTATGCCATGCTCGACTGCGCCCCGCCCCCTGCCTCGGacgaggccgccgccgccgccttccggGACACCCTCCTGCCGCTCCTGGCCGCGCTGCCCGCGGCCGCCGCGCCGACGGGGTTCGCGTCCCTgcggtccggcggcggcgcgtTCGCCCGCGGCCTCTGCCTGGGCGACCCCTCGCCGAGAGACTGCCTGGCGTGCCTCGCCGCGGCCGCCAAGAAGCTCACCGGCTGCGGCGCGAGCAGGCGCGCCGGCGTCTGGAGGAGCGAGGGCTGCTTCCTGGCCTACGCCGACGGCAACACCTCCTCTCCGCACGAGGGCGTGTTCCGCGACGTCGTCTCCTTCGGCGAGGAGGTCTACCGCGCGGTCATCTCCGTCGACGACGGCACGCTGCCCTCCTACCCCAACTGCTTCGACAAGCGGGCGCTCGTGGCGCTCGCGCAGTCCCTGGCGGGGCGCGGCGCGGCTAACAGCTCGGGGGCGCGCGTCGTCACCGACGCGGCCGCGCTCTCGAGCAACGCCACCGGGAAGAACGCGGTGACGCTGCGGGCGCAGTGCGCGAGGGaccgcgcggcggcggcggagtgcgGCCGGTGCCTGGGGGACTCGGCGCGGGAGGTGCGGGCGTGCGGCTGGGGCCTCGACGGCGAGCACGAGCGCGTGGCCGACGTGCTCGGCTACAACTGTTTCCTACGGATCGAGACCTCCGTCCCCCCACGGCCCGTGGCGAAATACATCA TGCAACCAGTGGTTTTGGCCTTGTGCGCCGCCATACTGCTCGTGCTGGTCGTAACAGCGGTGAGCGCGTGCGTGAGAAAGAAGAGGGGCACCGGGaatgtggcggcggcggcggcagcagcagcag GTTCAGCAAGTGAACGGTGCTGCAAACTGAGGGAGATGGAGTCACCGGTCACCACCACCTTTGGAGTCATACGACCACCCTGCTGA